One genomic window of Glycine soja cultivar W05 chromosome 9, ASM419377v2, whole genome shotgun sequence includes the following:
- the LOC114367597 gene encoding ammonium transporter 3 member 1-like has product MSGVPLPSNLLPGDGSPEWFSRADNAWQLIAATLVGLQSVPGLIILYGGAVKKKWAVNSAFMSLYAFACVFFCWVVWGYRMSFGDELLPFWGKPAMSLEHAYLFKRAFLGAFPNATMVYFQCVFAAITLILIAGAVLGRMNFYAWMLFVPLWLTFSYTFTAFSIWSSSGFLTKMGIIDYSGGYVIHLSSGVAGFTAAYWVGPRLNKDRERFPPNNILLMLAGAGLLWMGWTGFNGGDPYTVNSDASLAVLNTHACTATSLLTWVILDVLFFRKPSVIGAVQGMITGLVCITPAAGVVEGWAALIMGVLSGSIPWFTMMVVHKRSKLLQKVDDTMAVFHTHAIAGTLGGLLTGLFADPRLNKLFYGTDGQYVGFFYGLGSKKVSTGFRQMGVQILGIIFVIFVNVISTSLICLFIRIFVPLRMSEEDMEIGDEAAHGEEAYAIWGQGDKLENSSSKYGSSLYDDVEAGGPKKKRGGTVEMMSN; this is encoded by the exons atGTCTGGCGTGCCATTACCCTCAAACCTTCTGCCTGGTGATGGAAGCCCTGAATGGTTTAGCAGAGCAGACAATGCATGGCAGCTAATAGCTGCAACCCTAGTTGGTCTCCAAAGTGTTCCAGGGCTCATAATCTTGTACGGTGGAGCAGTGAAGAAGAAATGGGCAGTGAACTCAGCATTCATGTCACTCTATGcttttgcatgtgtgtttttCTGTTGGGTTGTGTGGGGATACAGAATGTCTTTTGGTGATGAGCTTCTTCCTTTCTGGGGAAAGCCTGCTATGTCACTTGAACATGCTTACCTTTTCAAGAGGGCCTTTTTGGGGGCATTCCCAAATGCCACAATGGTGTATTTCCAGTGTGTCTTTGCTGCCATCACTTTGATTCTCATTGCTGGGGCTGTGTTGGGGCGCATGAACTTCTATGCTTGGATGTTGTTTGTGCCTTTGTGGCTCACTTTCTCATACACCTTCACAGCTTTCAGCATATGGAGTTCTAGTGGGTTTTTGACCAAAATGGGGATAATAGACTACTCAGGTGGATATGTGATCCATTTGTCTTCCGGGGTTGCAGGATTCACGGCTGCATATTGG GTTGGGCCACGGCTAAACAAGGACAGGGAAAGGTTCCCTCCAAACAACATTCTTCTGATGCTGGCAGGGGCAGGGCTGCTGTGGATGGGGTGGACGGGCTTCAACGGAGGAGATCCATACACAGTAAACTCGGATGCTTCCCTTGCCGTCCTCAACACCCATGCTTGCACTGCTACCAGCTTGCTCACTTGGGTCATCCTTGATGTCCTCTTTTTCCGAAAGCCTTCTGTCATTGGAGCTGTTCAAGGCATGATCACTGGCTTGGTTTGCATAACCCCTGCTGCAG GTGTTGTGGAGGGATGGGCAGCACTTATAATGGGAGTGTTATCTGGCTCAATTCCATGGTTCACCATGATGGTGGTCCATAAGAGATCAAAGCTACTGCAGAAGGTTGATGATACAATGGCAGTGTTCCACACTCATGCCATTGCAGGAACCCTAGGAGGACTCCTCACTGGACTCTTTGCTgatccaagacttaacaaattGTTCTATGGAACTGATGGTCAATACGTTGGTttcttttatggtttaggttcgAAGAAGGTCAGTACCGGGTTCAGGCAAATGGGGGTCCAAATCCTTGGGATTATCTTTGTTATCTTTGTCAATGTTATCAGCACAAGTTTGATTTGCCTCTTCATTAGAATTTTTGTTCCGTTGAGAATGTCTGAAGAGGATATGGAGATAGGTGATGAGGCTGCTCATGGGGAAGAAGCTTATGCAATCTGGGGTCAGGGTGATAAGCTTGAAAACTCAAGTTCTAAGTATGGAAGTTCATTATATGATGATGTTGAAGCTGGTGGCCCCAAGAAGAAGCGTGGCGGCACGGTTGAGATGATGTCGAACTAA